CAAAAAAGGGGAAGTGGTCGGACTACTCGGTCCCAACGGCGCCGGTAAGACCACTTCTTTCTATATGTCCGTAGGATTCGTAAGACCTGACTCCGGTAAAGTTTACATCGATGGACAAGACGTAACCGATTCTCCCATGCATATCCGGGCAAGATCCGGAGTAGGGTATCTCGCACAAGAAGCTTCGATCTTTCGTAAACTCACCGTGGCCGAAAACCTGGAAGCCATTCTAGAAACGATGGATCTTACCCGCGCGGAAGTCGTTCGAAGAAGAGACGAGCTTCTTATCGAATTGCAGATCATGAGAGTCGCCAATCAAAAGGGTTATACTCTCTCCGGCGGGGAAAGAAGGCGTTGTGAAATCGCAAGAGCCCTGGTTACCAATCCCGACTTTATTCTGTTAGACGAACCGTTTGCCGGAGTGGATCCGATTGCTGTAAAGGACATTCAAACGGTAATTCAATCTCTTAAAGACAGAGGACTTGGAATTCTCATCACAGATCACAACGTAAGAGAAACGTTGAAGATCACGGATCGCGCCTATATCATGTACAGCGGAAGAATTTTGATCTCCGGTTCCACGCACGATCTCGTCAACGATCCGGAAACGAGAAGAATTTATTTGGGCGAGGATTTTACTCTGTGAATCTCAGTCACTCACTAGTTCAAAAACAGACTCAGAAACTGGTGATGACCCAGGACTTAAGACAGTCCATAGAACTCTTGCCCTTATCCACACTCGAACTTTCGGATCGAATCAGTTCCGAACTCGTAGAAAATCCGATGCTCGAGGAAGAATACGCCTCCGAAAGAAATCGAACTCCCGATCTCTACAGCAGGGACGATCTCAAAAGAAAGGAAAAAAACGATTTCCTAAAGAATTCGGACATCACCTGGCAGGATAATTTTTCCATCGATCGCGCTGGTTCCGGCGGAACGGATGCGAGCGATCGAAATCAAAAATACATAGAATCTTCTCCCGAAAAAAGTTCTCTTTCCGAACACCTTCTCTGGCAACTTCGACTTTCCAATTTAAAACCTGACGAGATCTCCATCGGAGAAATTCTCATTTCGATGTTGGATGATCACGGGTTTATTTCCGTTCCCATCAAAGATCTTTGCGCGGAAATGAAACTGAACGAAAAAAAAGTTCGAAAGATTCTCGGGCAGATTCACAGATTGGATCCGATCGGAATCGGAGCCAAGGACGTTCAGGAAACGCTTCTCATCCAAGCAAAGATCCTCAAACCGGACGATACAAAACTTCATACTCTGATCGCCGATCATATCAAGGATTTGGAGAAGCTCGATTACAAAACGATCTCCAAAAAGATGGAACTTTCACTCGAAGCCGTCGAAAGCCTCGCGTCCGAAATCAAAAAACTGGAACCTTACCCGGCCACGTTGTACACTCCGAACAAACCCGACTACGTAATTCCGGACGTTGTAGTTCGCGAAGTCGACGGAGAATTCGATATCTACATCAACGACGAGTGGATTCCCAGGCTCAAGATCAATAAAGAATATAAGAATATTCTAAAAAACGCAAAGGATTCCGATAAAGAATACATCACGACGAAACTCGGCTCCGCGGAATGGCTGATCCGATCGGTCAACCAGAGAAGACAAACCTTATTTAAAGTCACTTCCGCCATCATAGAAATGCAGACCGAATTCTTCCGGAAAGGAATTCAGTTTATAAAACCGTTAACGCTTAAGGACATAGCGGAAAGGCTGGACATGCATGAGTCTACCGTTTCTAGAATCACGTCCAACAAATACGTGCAAACCTCGCGAGGAATTTTAGAATTAAAATGGTTTTTCTCCTCCGGAGTTCGTTCGGCGGAAGGCGGAATTGAATCCTCCAAAAAGATTCACGATCTCATTCGAAATCTTGTTAAAGAAGAACAACCTGAAAATCCTTTGTCTGATCAGGAAATCGTGGAAGAGATTCAAAAACAAGGGATCGAAATCGCAAGAAGAACGGTTGCCAAATACAGAAAGATTCTCAAAATTCTTCCCTCAAGTCAGAGAAAAAAAGTCAAGTCCTTGGAGTCCAGATAATCCTATGTCCATGCCGGGAATCAACGTTTCCAACATTCTCAACGAACACGAAGAATTGGGGCTTCGTCTTTTGGCGGGAGAAAAGGGTCTTACCAATCGGATCAATATGTCCGAGATCAATCGCCCCGGCCTTTCCCTTACAGGATTTTACGAAAGTTTCGCGCACGACCGAATTCAGATTTTCGGAAAGGGGGAATGGGCGTACATCACTTCGCGTTCTCCGGAAGATTTGAAACAAATCGCCGCCGATTTTTTCAGCTTTCATCTCAATTGTATCATCTTCACCCACGGGAATCCTCCGCCTCCGATCTTTCAGGAAAACTGCGAACGTCTCGGAATTCCTTTGATGATCTCGGACGTTTCCACTCACAAATTCATCACTCTCATCTCCGGAATCTTAGATCGAAGCCTCGCTCCGAGAACGATGAGACACGGGGTGTTAATTGAAGTTTTCGGAATCGGAATTCTTCTTTCGGGAAAAAGCGGCGTAGGGAAAAGCGAGACCGCCCTCGAACTCATCGAGAGAGGACATCGTCTTGTAGCGGACGATATGGTCGAAATCAGAAGACTTTCCGAAAGTTATCTGATCGGAACCTGTTCCGATCTTTTGCGTCACCACATGGAAATCCGTGGATTAGGAATTTTGAATATTAAGGATATCTTTGGTATCGGTTCCGTTCGGGACCACAAACTGATCGAACTCATCATTCATCTGGAAGAATGGGCCGAAGACAAGGATTTCGACAGAACGGGTTTGGAA
Above is a genomic segment from Leptospira stimsonii containing:
- the lptB gene encoding LPS export ABC transporter ATP-binding protein, which translates into the protein MSKTFRMENLVKVYNKRKVVDGASFDIKKGEVVGLLGPNGAGKTTSFYMSVGFVRPDSGKVYIDGQDVTDSPMHIRARSGVGYLAQEASIFRKLTVAENLEAILETMDLTRAEVVRRRDELLIELQIMRVANQKGYTLSGGERRRCEIARALVTNPDFILLDEPFAGVDPIAVKDIQTVIQSLKDRGLGILITDHNVRETLKITDRAYIMYSGRILISGSTHDLVNDPETRRIYLGEDFTL
- the rpoN gene encoding RNA polymerase factor sigma-54, with the protein product MNLSHSLVQKQTQKLVMTQDLRQSIELLPLSTLELSDRISSELVENPMLEEEYASERNRTPDLYSRDDLKRKEKNDFLKNSDITWQDNFSIDRAGSGGTDASDRNQKYIESSPEKSSLSEHLLWQLRLSNLKPDEISIGEILISMLDDHGFISVPIKDLCAEMKLNEKKVRKILGQIHRLDPIGIGAKDVQETLLIQAKILKPDDTKLHTLIADHIKDLEKLDYKTISKKMELSLEAVESLASEIKKLEPYPATLYTPNKPDYVIPDVVVREVDGEFDIYINDEWIPRLKINKEYKNILKNAKDSDKEYITTKLGSAEWLIRSVNQRRQTLFKVTSAIIEMQTEFFRKGIQFIKPLTLKDIAERLDMHESTVSRITSNKYVQTSRGILELKWFFSSGVRSAEGGIESSKKIHDLIRNLVKEEQPENPLSDQEIVEEIQKQGIEIARRTVAKYRKILKILPSSQRKKVKSLESR
- the hprK gene encoding HPr(Ser) kinase/phosphatase, with amino-acid sequence MSMPGINVSNILNEHEELGLRLLAGEKGLTNRINMSEINRPGLSLTGFYESFAHDRIQIFGKGEWAYITSRSPEDLKQIAADFFSFHLNCIIFTHGNPPPPIFQENCERLGIPLMISDVSTHKFITLISGILDRSLAPRTMRHGVLIEVFGIGILLSGKSGVGKSETALELIERGHRLVADDMVEIRRLSESYLIGTCSDLLRHHMEIRGLGILNIKDIFGIGSVRDHKLIELIIHLEEWAEDKDFDRTGLENPTEELLGVQIPLIRVPVRPGRNIPIIVETAAMNQRLRKLGKNAAQEFNQKLSQYLQQGKVERNPPKNQ